In one Brevibacillus composti genomic region, the following are encoded:
- a CDS encoding FMN-dependent NADH-azoreductase: MSKVLFIKANNRPVEQAVSVKLYEAFAQTYKETHPQDEIVELDLFAENLPYYDSDKITAMFKAGKGMDLTPEEQKTADQVNKYLNQFMEADKIMIAFPLWNFSVPAVLHTYFDYLCQAGKTFRYTAEGPVGLLGDKKVALLNARGGVYSEGPAASVEMSVKYVQTILGFLGVKDMSSVIVEGHNQFPDKAEALIQEGIEKAAKLAESF, translated from the coding sequence ATGAGCAAAGTACTATTTATCAAAGCCAACAATCGTCCTGTGGAGCAAGCTGTCAGCGTCAAGCTGTACGAGGCTTTCGCCCAAACCTACAAGGAAACACACCCGCAGGATGAAATCGTAGAACTGGACTTGTTCGCAGAGAACCTTCCCTATTACGATTCGGACAAAATCACAGCCATGTTCAAGGCAGGCAAAGGCATGGATTTGACACCAGAGGAGCAGAAAACAGCAGATCAGGTTAACAAATACCTGAATCAGTTTATGGAGGCCGATAAAATCATGATCGCCTTCCCGCTCTGGAACTTCTCGGTGCCGGCTGTGCTCCACACCTATTTTGACTACCTCTGCCAGGCAGGCAAAACATTCCGCTACACGGCAGAAGGTCCTGTCGGTCTCTTGGGTGACAAGAAAGTGGCGCTGTTGAATGCTCGCGGCGGCGTATACTCCGAAGGCCCGGCTGCCTCCGTGGAAATGTCCGTGAAATACGTTCAAACCATCCTGGGCTTCCTCGGCGTAAAAGATATGTCTTCCGTGATCGTCGAAGGCCATAATCAATTCCCGGACAAAGCAGAAGCATTGATCCAGGAAGGCATCGAAAAGGCGGCAAAACTGGCGGAATCCTTCTAA
- a CDS encoding pirin family protein, with the protein MHISIYPKDQQGKGHFGNGEIVESKPIAFSHEETAVKRVGPLFYWAWAKSMTTFEIPLHPHSGFEIVSYVLHGTVGHRDTMGNLQQVSTGGAQVMQTGSGVQHAEELYTGTEMFQIWFEPHLSQAVKRPPIYSQYDHEQFPLDVVDGIQVKRIIGTDAPISLVTDSEMKDLTIPPGASFTWRLPTGYSLAVVAVSGKGRVDAPSAAKSESLEAGDFAVISAEEDGSVVLSADPAGAEALRVVAIQVPTAVDYPLYRK; encoded by the coding sequence ATGCACATCTCGATCTATCCAAAAGACCAGCAAGGCAAAGGACATTTTGGCAACGGGGAAATCGTGGAAAGCAAACCGATTGCCTTTTCCCATGAAGAGACGGCTGTCAAACGGGTTGGCCCGCTCTTTTACTGGGCCTGGGCCAAGTCGATGACCACCTTCGAAATTCCGCTGCATCCCCACTCCGGTTTTGAAATCGTTTCTTATGTCCTACACGGTACAGTCGGCCATCGCGACACCATGGGGAATTTGCAGCAGGTATCGACAGGCGGAGCCCAAGTGATGCAGACCGGCTCCGGGGTCCAACATGCGGAGGAGCTTTACACGGGTACGGAGATGTTTCAGATCTGGTTCGAGCCGCATCTTTCGCAGGCAGTCAAAAGGCCGCCCATTTACAGCCAGTACGATCACGAGCAGTTCCCGCTGGATGTAGTGGACGGCATACAGGTAAAACGGATCATCGGCACGGATGCACCAATTTCGCTGGTGACCGACTCGGAGATGAAGGATCTGACTATTCCACCCGGAGCTTCCTTTACCTGGAGACTTCCCACCGGATATTCCCTGGCTGTGGTCGCCGTCTCCGGGAAAGGACGAGTGGACGCCCCCTCTGCCGCGAAAAGCGAATCACTGGAAGCCGGCGATTTTGCTGTCATAAGTGCCGAGGAGGACGGCAGCGTGGTTCTGTCAGCCGACCCTGCGGGAGCCGAGGCGCTGCGCGTCGTTGCCATCCAGGTGCCAACTGCGGTAGATTATCCGCTGTACCGCAAATAA
- a CDS encoding IS5 family transposase has product MYEFLSHRENQLLLPDDFFLPFGGKLSKENRWVKLARLVPWAHAEKKYAKSFRISFRGQKAVSIRVALGALIIQERLQLSDRETVQQIVENPYLQYFIGLEGYQDHPPFHPSLMTHFRKRLGEPVLREINEIIAVEAAKSIPDSDRDDEPKSGTKSKGKRTTKRHSTSEEDPNQGVLLLDATCAPADVAYPTDLNLLNEAREKLEEIIDTLHAPQIGRSRKPRTYRDKARKEYLAVAKQRRANGKVIRRAIGKQLRYVARNLQIIRNMASRQPLTLLSRKQYRDLLVIQELYRQQRMMFERKTHQIEDRIVSIHQPHVRPVVRGKAKARVEFGAKVSVSMVNGYAFLERLSWDSFNEGVTLIESVEAYKRRFGCYPKAVLADQIYRTRQNRAFCKAHGIRLSGPALGRPVQGEEATEQRRVARQDARKRNAIEGKFGEGKRRYGLGRIRACLAKTSETVIALQLLVMNLERRLRDFFVSWLNRLLSYRIPAFGNIFEV; this is encoded by the coding sequence ATGTACGAATTTCTCTCTCATCGTGAAAATCAACTGCTTCTCCCTGATGATTTTTTCTTGCCATTTGGCGGCAAGTTGAGTAAAGAAAATCGCTGGGTCAAGTTGGCTCGGTTGGTACCGTGGGCACATGCAGAGAAAAAGTATGCCAAGTCCTTCCGCATATCGTTTCGTGGACAAAAGGCCGTTTCCATCCGTGTCGCTCTCGGGGCACTCATCATTCAGGAACGTTTGCAACTGTCGGACCGGGAAACGGTCCAGCAGATTGTCGAAAACCCGTATCTGCAATACTTCATCGGGCTGGAAGGCTATCAGGATCATCCACCGTTCCACCCGTCGCTCATGACGCATTTTCGCAAACGTTTAGGCGAACCGGTTCTCCGTGAAATCAACGAGATCATCGCGGTTGAGGCCGCTAAATCAATTCCAGATTCCGACCGTGACGATGAACCAAAATCAGGTACAAAATCCAAAGGTAAACGTACGACCAAGCGTCACTCAACATCCGAGGAAGATCCGAACCAGGGTGTCTTGTTGCTGGATGCCACATGTGCCCCGGCGGATGTGGCGTACCCAACCGATTTGAACTTGCTGAACGAGGCGCGTGAGAAACTGGAGGAGATCATCGATACGTTACATGCTCCACAGATTGGTCGTTCCCGCAAACCACGGACTTATCGGGATAAAGCTCGAAAGGAGTACCTGGCCGTGGCCAAACAGCGTCGTGCAAACGGCAAGGTGATTCGTCGAGCGATCGGCAAGCAACTCCGGTATGTAGCACGTAACCTTCAAATTATCCGCAACATGGCCTCACGGCAGCCGCTGACACTTTTGAGCCGGAAACAATATCGCGACTTGCTTGTGATTCAGGAACTGTATCGACAGCAACGCATGATGTTTGAACGCAAAACGCATCAGATCGAAGATCGAATCGTGAGCATCCACCAACCGCACGTCCGCCCGGTCGTACGCGGCAAAGCGAAAGCGCGAGTAGAGTTTGGCGCCAAAGTATCGGTCAGCATGGTGAACGGTTATGCTTTTCTGGAGCGTCTATCATGGGACAGCTTCAACGAAGGGGTGACGCTGATCGAATCTGTAGAAGCATACAAGAGACGCTTTGGTTGTTACCCGAAGGCGGTACTTGCCGATCAAATCTATCGCACCCGGCAAAACAGGGCATTTTGCAAAGCGCATGGCATTCGTTTGAGCGGTCCGGCGCTTGGCCGTCCCGTACAAGGCGAAGAAGCGACAGAACAACGGCGAGTCGCAAGACAAGATGCACGAAAACGCAACGCCATAGAAGGCAAATTTGGTGAGGGCAAGCGCAGGTATGGGCTTGGCCGTATTCGAGCATGCCTTGCGAAAACAAGTGAAACCGTCATCGCGCTTCAGCTCCTGGTGATGAACCTCGAGCGTAGGCTGCGGGATTTTTTTGTCTCCTGGTTAAACCGTCTTCTTTCCTATAGAATTCCTGCTTTTGGAAACATTTTTGAAGTTTGA
- a CDS encoding acetyl-CoA hydrolase/transferase family protein, translating to MIWERLRDKRLHDKVVRAEEAASWIEDGMTLGLSGFTRAGDAKAVPTALAERAKQEGKPFSVNVYTGASLGCDIDAIMAEAGIVHKRLPFQADAAMRNKINSGEILFVDQHLSHTAELVRQGVLGEIDFAIVEAVAVTEGGLIIPTTSVGNSDVFVEHAKQVIIELNIAQPLALQGLHDVYTMKKQGERDPIPLTAVEQRMGQAGILVDPAKVKGIVITEQPDSPSTIVEPDEETSMMASHLIEFLRQEVAKGRLPQNLAPLQSGIGTVANAVFNGFLESEFSNLTVFSEVLQDAVFDLMDAGKIAFASGCSITLTADKMKHVMENLAAYRDRLVLRPQEITNHPELIRRLGLISINTALEVDIYGNVNSTHVLGTRMMNGIGGSGDFARNARLAVFVTKSIAKGGDISSIVPFVSHVDHTEHDVDVIVTEQGLADLRGLAPREKARLIIEKCAHPLYRDQLLAYFEEALTRGGHTPHVLEKAFSWHTQYAREGSMRAREMASAR from the coding sequence ATGATATGGGAGCGCTTACGTGATAAACGCCTACATGATAAAGTGGTCAGGGCCGAGGAAGCGGCCAGTTGGATCGAAGACGGCATGACACTGGGTCTGAGCGGCTTTACCCGAGCGGGAGATGCCAAGGCTGTACCGACAGCGCTGGCGGAGAGAGCCAAGCAGGAAGGCAAGCCGTTTTCGGTCAATGTATATACGGGAGCATCGCTCGGCTGCGATATTGACGCAATCATGGCTGAGGCCGGGATCGTTCACAAGCGTCTGCCGTTTCAGGCGGATGCCGCGATGCGCAATAAGATCAACAGTGGGGAGATTCTGTTCGTCGACCAGCATTTGTCGCATACGGCTGAGCTGGTTCGACAAGGCGTCCTGGGAGAGATCGATTTTGCCATCGTGGAAGCGGTTGCTGTGACGGAAGGCGGGCTGATTATCCCGACCACTTCAGTGGGCAATTCCGATGTCTTTGTGGAACATGCGAAGCAGGTCATCATTGAATTGAACATAGCACAACCGCTGGCCCTGCAAGGCCTGCATGATGTCTATACGATGAAAAAACAAGGGGAACGCGATCCGATTCCGCTGACCGCTGTCGAGCAAAGAATGGGACAAGCAGGGATTCTCGTCGATCCTGCCAAAGTCAAGGGGATCGTCATTACAGAGCAGCCGGACTCTCCCTCGACGATTGTCGAGCCGGATGAGGAAACATCGATGATGGCCAGTCACCTGATCGAGTTCCTCCGCCAAGAAGTAGCGAAAGGGCGGCTGCCGCAGAATCTGGCGCCGCTGCAGTCGGGTATTGGCACCGTGGCGAATGCGGTATTCAACGGATTTTTGGAATCGGAGTTTTCCAATCTCACGGTATTTTCGGAGGTTCTGCAAGACGCCGTATTCGATCTGATGGATGCGGGGAAAATCGCCTTTGCCTCGGGCTGCTCCATCACCCTGACCGCAGACAAGATGAAGCATGTGATGGAAAATCTGGCGGCATACCGCGACAGGCTGGTGCTGCGGCCGCAGGAGATCACGAATCATCCGGAGCTGATCCGCCGCCTCGGGCTGATCTCCATCAATACCGCTCTGGAGGTAGACATCTATGGGAATGTCAACTCCACCCATGTACTGGGGACGCGCATGATGAACGGCATCGGCGGCTCCGGCGACTTCGCCCGCAATGCCCGCCTGGCAGTCTTCGTCACCAAGTCGATTGCCAAAGGCGGCGATATCTCCAGCATCGTTCCGTTCGTCTCTCACGTGGACCACACGGAGCATGACGTCGATGTGATCGTCACCGAGCAGGGATTGGCCGATCTGCGGGGACTGGCTCCGCGTGAAAAAGCCCGGCTGATCATCGAAAAATGCGCCCATCCGCTGTATCGGGATCAGCTTTTGGCCTATTTCGAAGAAGCCCTCACGCGCGGCGGCCATACGCCGCATGTACTGGAAAAAGCGTTTTCCTGGCATACGCAATATGCCCGGGAAGGCAGCATGCGAGCGAGAGAAATGGCTTCTGCCCGTTAA
- a CDS encoding DoxX family protein, with protein MVDAGLLIIRLVVGLLFVGHGAQKLFGWFGGYGLKGTGGWFESIGIKPGVAMALVAGLSELVGGLLFAVGVGTWLGALLIIVTMLVAIVKVHLANGLWVTQNGYEFNLVLIAVALGVALIGPGAYTLL; from the coding sequence ATGGTAGATGCAGGTTTGTTGATTATTCGTTTGGTTGTCGGTCTTCTTTTCGTAGGTCATGGTGCACAGAAGCTGTTTGGCTGGTTTGGCGGGTATGGCCTCAAAGGAACGGGCGGCTGGTTTGAATCCATCGGAATCAAACCGGGCGTGGCTATGGCCCTCGTCGCGGGCTTGAGTGAGCTGGTCGGGGGACTGCTGTTCGCGGTGGGCGTAGGCACCTGGCTTGGAGCTTTGCTGATCATTGTCACCATGCTGGTCGCGATCGTAAAGGTTCACCTGGCCAACGGTCTGTGGGTCACCCAGAACGGCTATGAGTTCAATCTCGTCCTGATTGCTGTTGCATTGGGCGTTGCTTTGATCGGACCAGGGGCTTATACTCTGCTGTAA
- a CDS encoding cytochrome d ubiquinol oxidase subunit II, whose product MTDTILAITLLWIFVVIYAVAASFDFGAGFWSLLYLNREQTKATSIANRYLSPSWEVVNVFVVLIVVGLVTFFPGAVSTLGTVLLIPGSLILLLILIRSAFMVFSHLVRKYDKTLAFFSGVSGLLIPALLILVLPLTQGGYITRIDGVERLDWGTLLASPHVYAYIGLAVSSTLFLSSLLLADYSYVAQAPQAFRVYRRDARLLGPITLLTAVLTVVTMREEAAWLHERLLTHTPWLVASAACFLIGYLALLLPQRRNWPIHPARLAVIGVIVQYLLASYAYGAAHLPYIVYPDITIESSFTHPNTFRALLVSYLVGFAILIPGFLFFWRLFMKDDLYVRQK is encoded by the coding sequence ATGACCGATACGATACTGGCAATTACGCTGCTGTGGATTTTTGTCGTGATCTACGCCGTGGCGGCTTCTTTTGACTTTGGAGCAGGCTTCTGGTCGCTGCTCTATCTCAACCGGGAGCAAACCAAGGCGACCAGCATCGCCAACCGCTATCTCTCCCCGTCTTGGGAGGTGGTGAATGTCTTCGTCGTTCTGATCGTGGTCGGACTGGTTACCTTCTTTCCTGGCGCCGTCTCTACGCTCGGGACGGTGCTGCTGATCCCGGGAAGCCTGATTCTGCTTTTGATCCTGATTCGCAGCGCCTTTATGGTCTTTTCCCATCTGGTCCGAAAATACGACAAGACCCTCGCCTTTTTCTCCGGCGTCAGCGGCCTTTTGATACCTGCCCTGCTGATTCTGGTTCTCCCGCTGACGCAGGGGGGATATATCACCCGGATCGACGGCGTCGAGCGGCTGGATTGGGGGACGCTGCTTGCCAGCCCCCATGTGTATGCCTACATCGGGCTGGCGGTCAGCAGCACCCTGTTTCTTTCCTCCCTGCTGCTTGCTGACTATTCCTATGTCGCCCAAGCCCCGCAGGCATTTCGCGTGTACCGGCGGGATGCCCGCCTGCTCGGTCCCATCACGCTGCTCACGGCTGTCCTGACAGTCGTGACCATGCGGGAGGAGGCCGCCTGGCTGCATGAGCGGCTGCTGACTCACACCCCTTGGTTAGTGGCCTCGGCAGCCTGCTTTTTGATCGGATACCTGGCGCTTTTGCTCCCGCAACGGCGCAACTGGCCCATCCACCCCGCCCGTCTCGCGGTGATCGGGGTGATCGTCCAGTATCTGCTGGCCAGTTACGCCTACGGGGCGGCCCACCTGCCTTATATCGTGTATCCCGACATCACTATCGAGTCCAGCTTTACCCACCCGAATACGTTTCGGGCCTTGCTCGTCAGCTACCTGGTCGGCTTCGCCATCCTGATTCCCGGCTTTCTCTTCTTCTGGCGGCTGTTTATGAAAGACGATCTATATGTGCGGCAAAAATAA
- a CDS encoding cytochrome ubiquinol oxidase subunit I, translating to MEELVLARATFGTTMAFHIIFATLGVGLPLMILLAELLFQYTRDADYALMAKRWTKGQAILLGVAIPSGTIARVQLTLLWPGFMEVVGKVISLPFQIEIFAFFLEALFMSIYVYAADRLTPRMRLFAVLMVLLGATASAVLITNVHAFEGTPAGFRIENGEVVDVDPWAAFFNPSFFVTAGHVVVSAYMTGAFAIASVAAWKMRKTEPRSREYSFHQKALLLGLIVGGSFSLLTALNGHHSAQMLHRYQPEKLAAAEGLFETQAYAPLAVGGFTDPVTQEVKYGIEIPWLLSFLAGNRFDEVVVGLNEFPQDEWPPLYIHTLFNGMVGIGSLLIVVGLFGFAWKKLLRRKLFPRWVLGIFVLSGPLALLGIEFGWIFACTGRQPWVIYRVMRTADSVTQSTGIGPLFITFLAVYLFLGLVTILVFRSYFDRHPLELAPADRPSEKPSP from the coding sequence ATGGAGGAACTCGTACTGGCACGGGCCACCTTTGGCACAACCATGGCTTTTCACATCATCTTTGCCACGCTGGGCGTTGGACTTCCCCTGATGATTCTGCTGGCGGAGCTTCTCTTTCAATATACGCGCGACGCGGACTACGCACTTATGGCGAAGCGCTGGACAAAAGGGCAAGCCATCCTGCTGGGGGTCGCCATTCCATCGGGCACGATTGCCAGGGTACAGCTCACCCTTCTATGGCCCGGCTTTATGGAAGTGGTGGGGAAAGTGATTTCCCTGCCGTTTCAGATCGAAATTTTCGCCTTTTTTCTGGAAGCGTTGTTTATGTCCATCTACGTGTATGCCGCCGATCGGCTCACCCCGCGGATGCGGTTATTTGCCGTATTGATGGTGCTTTTGGGAGCGACTGCCTCGGCTGTGCTGATCACCAATGTACACGCTTTCGAAGGGACGCCGGCCGGGTTTCGCATCGAAAACGGAGAGGTGGTCGACGTCGACCCGTGGGCAGCCTTTTTTAATCCCAGCTTCTTCGTCACAGCGGGCCATGTCGTGGTTTCTGCCTATATGACCGGCGCCTTTGCTATCGCCTCGGTCGCCGCTTGGAAAATGAGAAAGACGGAGCCGCGCAGCCGGGAATACAGCTTTCACCAAAAAGCGCTCCTGCTCGGGCTGATTGTCGGCGGCTCCTTTTCGCTTCTGACGGCACTGAACGGCCACCATTCGGCCCAGATGCTGCATCGCTACCAGCCGGAAAAGCTGGCTGCGGCCGAGGGGCTGTTTGAGACTCAGGCCTATGCGCCGCTGGCTGTCGGCGGATTTACCGACCCGGTCACGCAAGAAGTGAAGTACGGCATCGAAATTCCCTGGCTCCTCAGTTTTTTGGCCGGCAACCGTTTTGATGAGGTCGTCGTCGGGCTGAACGAATTCCCCCAGGACGAATGGCCCCCTCTGTACATTCATACTTTGTTTAACGGGATGGTAGGGATCGGCTCTCTGCTCATCGTCGTCGGCCTCTTCGGGTTTGCTTGGAAAAAGCTGCTTCGGCGTAAGCTGTTTCCCCGCTGGGTATTGGGCATCTTCGTCCTGAGCGGTCCACTCGCTCTGCTCGGCATCGAATTCGGGTGGATTTTCGCCTGTACCGGCCGCCAGCCGTGGGTGATCTACCGCGTGATGCGGACGGCGGACTCCGTTACTCAATCGACGGGCATCGGGCCGCTCTTCATTACCTTTCTCGCCGTCTACCTGTTCCTGGGGCTGGTGACGATCCTCGTCTTCCGCAGCTATTTTGACCGGCATCCCCTGGAGCTGGCGCCAGCCGACCGGCCATCAGAAAAACCTTCTCCCTAG
- a CDS encoding alanine/glycine:cation symporter family protein — MEAFVNGLNDIIWSQALIYLCLGVGLFYSIATRFMQIRHLKDMFKLMFEGKSSEAGVSSFQALSMALSGRVGTGNIAGVATAIAYGGPGAVFWMWVMAFLGASSGFVEATLGQVYKTKHQGLFRGGPSFYIEKGLKMKWYALLFAIVTVIATGVLLPGVQANSIASGMENAFGISPMVTGIFLAAVLGLIIFGGVKRIANVAQVVVPFMALGYIVVALIIVLLNISQLPSMIALIFKSAFGAEAAFGGILGAAIMWGVKRGIYSNEAGQGTAPHAAAAAEVSHPAKQGIVQAFSVYVDTLFVCSATAFMILITGMYNVTPENGAPIVNNLGDMEPGPGYTQQAVEAVMPGFGAPFVAIALLFFAFTTIMAYYYMAETNLTYLNGKVRRIWSEHALKIVIMAVVIYGSVKSAGLAWTLGDIGVGSMAWLNIIAIILLTKPALKVLKDYEEQRKAGKDPVFDPVKLGIENADFWEKEYKPEDAEPTRKTS, encoded by the coding sequence TTGGAGGCATTTGTAAACGGATTAAATGACATCATCTGGAGTCAGGCACTCATTTATCTCTGTTTAGGTGTAGGGTTGTTTTATTCCATAGCCACGCGCTTCATGCAGATTCGCCATCTGAAAGACATGTTCAAGCTGATGTTTGAAGGGAAAAGCTCCGAAGCCGGCGTATCCTCCTTCCAGGCTCTGTCCATGGCATTGTCGGGACGCGTGGGTACAGGGAACATCGCCGGGGTCGCCACAGCGATCGCCTATGGTGGACCGGGTGCCGTTTTCTGGATGTGGGTCATGGCTTTCCTGGGAGCGTCTTCCGGGTTTGTGGAGGCGACGCTTGGTCAGGTCTATAAGACCAAGCACCAAGGTCTGTTCCGCGGGGGTCCTTCTTTCTACATCGAAAAAGGCTTGAAAATGAAATGGTACGCTTTGCTGTTCGCGATTGTCACGGTGATTGCGACAGGGGTTCTGCTCCCTGGCGTGCAAGCCAACAGCATTGCATCCGGGATGGAAAATGCTTTCGGCATCAGCCCGATGGTTACCGGTATTTTCCTGGCCGCCGTTCTCGGCTTGATCATTTTCGGGGGCGTTAAGCGTATTGCCAATGTTGCGCAAGTCGTCGTTCCTTTCATGGCACTTGGTTATATTGTGGTTGCATTAATTATCGTTCTTCTTAATATTTCTCAATTGCCTAGCATGATTGCTCTCATCTTCAAAAGCGCATTCGGCGCGGAAGCAGCATTCGGGGGAATCCTCGGCGCCGCGATCATGTGGGGAGTTAAGCGCGGCATCTACTCCAACGAAGCGGGTCAAGGTACTGCGCCGCACGCTGCTGCCGCCGCTGAAGTATCTCACCCTGCGAAACAGGGAATTGTGCAGGCTTTCTCCGTTTATGTCGATACCCTGTTCGTATGTTCCGCCACAGCATTTATGATCCTGATTACCGGCATGTACAATGTTACTCCGGAAAATGGAGCTCCGATTGTAAACAATCTGGGCGACATGGAGCCGGGTCCCGGCTATACACAGCAAGCGGTTGAGGCGGTCATGCCTGGCTTCGGTGCTCCGTTTGTGGCGATTGCTCTGTTGTTCTTTGCCTTTACGACGATTATGGCTTACTACTATATGGCCGAAACCAACCTGACCTATCTGAACGGCAAAGTGAGAAGAATTTGGAGCGAGCATGCTCTGAAAATCGTGATCATGGCCGTCGTTATCTACGGCAGCGTGAAGTCTGCTGGACTCGCGTGGACGCTCGGCGATATTGGGGTAGGCAGCATGGCTTGGCTGAACATCATCGCCATTATCCTCCTGACCAAACCGGCGCTGAAGGTGCTCAAAGACTACGAAGAGCAGAGAAAAGCCGGAAAAGACCCGGTATTCGATCCAGTGAAGCTGGGAATCGAGAATGCCGACTTCTGGGAGAAGGAATACAAGCCAGAGGATGCGGAACCAACCCGCAAAACCTCCTAA
- a CDS encoding MarR family winged helix-turn-helix transcriptional regulator has protein sequence MAEHQQEREDTLQLLVVLARAYNWVTAQTNRHIRSHGLNPTEFGVLELLFHKGPQPLQQIGEKILISSGNITYVVDKLEKKQLLVRKPCAEDRRVIYAELTEKGEQFLAAIFPSHKEAIAKAVSGLNAEERHQAIQLLKKLGRSAQEGFRP, from the coding sequence ATGGCAGAACATCAGCAAGAACGGGAAGACACTCTTCAACTGCTGGTCGTGTTGGCCCGGGCGTACAATTGGGTGACGGCCCAGACGAATCGTCACATCCGCAGTCACGGATTGAATCCGACGGAATTTGGCGTGCTGGAGCTGCTCTTTCACAAAGGTCCTCAGCCCCTGCAGCAAATTGGAGAAAAGATCCTGATCTCCAGCGGAAATATTACGTACGTAGTGGACAAACTTGAAAAGAAGCAACTGTTGGTCCGCAAACCCTGCGCCGAAGACCGGCGTGTGATCTACGCGGAGCTGACGGAAAAAGGCGAGCAGTTTCTCGCGGCCATCTTTCCCTCCCACAAAGAGGCGATCGCAAAAGCCGTCAGCGGTTTGAATGCAGAGGAAAGACACCAGGCCATCCAGTTGCTGAAAAAACTAGGCCGCTCCGCGCAGGAAGGGTTTCGGCCATAG
- a CDS encoding LytTR family DNA-binding domain-containing protein: protein MERTDMPEVLQLVGEVIPEGVSVAISYERRYIYYQPSPSIDLKIKPGDVVREGSATDRALTVRKKVSEYVKGDVFGVPYYGVSMPVVREGDVIGCITAIYAKQIMPIPGLMPEPKVLIGKGENGWMPIPLADIVYIRSHEGKTWLHTATESYVNRYSLTELEQLLSPASFIRCHRSYMVNLEAIGFIHPHFHSTFLVEIKDKNRTRVPVSQSYASSFRQRLGF from the coding sequence ATGGAAAGAACAGATATGCCGGAAGTATTGCAACTGGTGGGAGAAGTCATACCGGAAGGCGTCTCCGTCGCGATCTCCTACGAGCGTCGCTATATCTACTACCAGCCAAGTCCCAGCATCGATCTGAAAATCAAACCGGGCGACGTGGTGAGGGAAGGATCTGCCACCGACAGGGCGCTCACCGTGCGGAAAAAAGTATCCGAGTATGTGAAAGGAGACGTGTTTGGCGTCCCTTATTATGGCGTCTCAATGCCGGTGGTCCGCGAAGGCGACGTGATCGGCTGTATTACCGCCATCTACGCCAAGCAGATCATGCCGATCCCCGGCTTGATGCCGGAGCCCAAGGTGCTGATCGGCAAAGGAGAAAACGGCTGGATGCCGATTCCCTTGGCTGATATCGTCTATATTCGTTCCCACGAAGGCAAGACCTGGCTGCATACGGCCACCGAATCGTATGTGAACCGCTATTCGCTGACAGAGCTGGAGCAGCTTTTATCCCCGGCCAGCTTTATCCGCTGCCATCGATCCTACATGGTCAATTTGGAAGCGATTGGCTTTATCCACCCGCATTTTCACTCGACGTTTCTCGTCGAAATCAAGGACAAGAACCGCACTCGGGTGCCGGTTAGCCAATCCTACGCCAGTTCATTTCGCCAACGACTGGGCTTTTAA